In Streptomyces sp. NBC_01717, one DNA window encodes the following:
- a CDS encoding PP2C family protein-serine/threonine phosphatase produces the protein MTGNAEAPQQHPDPTLRLRLGTELERIAEQLRSLARAQDQLHDLYEAVLSRDVELPVVLGLIVSTAMELVGARYGALGVLDEEGENLELFVPVGLSEQERADLVGVELPRGRGLLGHLIAHPQSLRVDDIADHPDSAGFPPGHPALRTLLGAPISIRGKIYGDLYVSERLDDRPFDAHDEVLIVALAGAAALAIDDARLYEQASLDAERFQRLLLPRLPEHLEPFEAAAAYIPASTPGQVGGDWYDTLLVPDQACAAVIGDVVGHDLQAAAAMAQTRNMLRALLYDRHTPPSAVLSRLDRTLQAITDSPVTTACLARIEPRQPVGWTLRWSTAGHPPPLLITPDHRARYLHADPDLPLGVDIAQSRHDHTYPLPPGAVVMFFTDGLVEHREHPIEERLERLAAIAVAHAAMPLHDFVQALADNHPSDGNDDMAILALRTPPSPGETPDEHRPSNARQERGPGDPPLPI, from the coding sequence ATGACCGGGAATGCCGAAGCCCCCCAGCAGCACCCTGACCCCACGCTGCGCCTGCGTCTGGGCACTGAGTTGGAGCGGATCGCCGAGCAGCTCAGATCGTTGGCCCGGGCCCAGGACCAGTTGCATGACCTGTACGAAGCCGTCCTGAGCCGCGACGTAGAGCTGCCCGTCGTGCTGGGTCTGATCGTGTCCACAGCGATGGAACTGGTCGGCGCCCGCTACGGCGCGCTGGGCGTGCTTGACGAGGAGGGCGAAAACCTTGAACTGTTCGTCCCCGTGGGCCTGTCCGAGCAGGAACGGGCAGACCTGGTCGGCGTGGAGCTCCCTCGCGGGCGCGGTCTGCTCGGGCATCTGATCGCCCACCCTCAATCGTTGCGCGTCGATGACATCGCCGACCACCCTGACTCAGCAGGCTTCCCGCCCGGCCATCCGGCCTTGCGGACCCTGTTGGGAGCGCCGATCAGCATCCGCGGGAAGATCTACGGGGATCTGTATGTCTCCGAGCGGCTCGACGACCGGCCCTTTGATGCCCACGACGAAGTCTTGATCGTCGCGCTGGCCGGCGCCGCGGCCCTGGCCATCGACGACGCCCGCCTGTACGAGCAGGCCAGCCTCGACGCCGAGCGGTTCCAGCGGCTCCTGCTACCGAGGCTTCCCGAGCACCTGGAGCCGTTCGAGGCTGCCGCTGCCTATATTCCTGCCAGCACACCCGGACAAGTCGGCGGAGACTGGTACGACACTCTATTGGTCCCTGACCAAGCCTGCGCCGCAGTCATCGGCGATGTCGTCGGCCACGATCTCCAGGCCGCCGCCGCGATGGCCCAGACCCGCAACATGCTGCGCGCCCTCCTCTACGACCGACACACCCCGCCCAGCGCCGTCCTCAGTCGACTCGACCGCACCCTCCAAGCCATCACAGACAGCCCCGTCACCACCGCATGCCTTGCACGCATCGAACCCAGACAACCGGTTGGTTGGACACTGCGCTGGAGCACCGCAGGCCACCCCCCACCACTGCTGATCACCCCAGACCACCGGGCTCGCTATCTTCATGCCGACCCTGACTTGCCCCTCGGCGTCGACATCGCCCAGTCACGCCACGACCACACCTACCCTCTGCCCCCTGGAGCGGTGGTGATGTTCTTCACCGATGGGCTCGTCGAACACCGTGAGCACCCGATTGAAGAGAGGCTGGAACGCCTCGCAGCTATCGCTGTCGCCCACGCCGCCATGCCCCTGCACGACTTCGTGCAAGCACTGGCCGACAACCACCCCAGCGACGGCAACGACGACATGGCCATCCTCGCCCTGCGAACCCCGCCAAGCCCCGGGGAGACTCCGGACGAACACCGTCCGTCGAACGCTCGTCAGGAACGCGGCCCAGGGGACCCGCCATTGCCGATCTGA
- a CDS encoding DUF2231 domain-containing protein encodes MGPDLINGIPAHVLFVHFVVILVPLTALALILCAALPSVMRRFGLALPALALVSLISVPLTTNAGEWLERHVDSNALVRKHTELGEELLPWVVALFLAATAVWWSYHHTAHRTPEAGGSTSTVAIPLRITAAVLSLVVGVGAGVQVYRIGESGAKAAWHDAYSSTAHSNRD; translated from the coding sequence GTGGGACCCGACCTGATCAACGGCATTCCCGCGCACGTCTTGTTCGTGCACTTCGTCGTGATCCTGGTACCCCTCACTGCTCTCGCTCTGATCCTGTGCGCCGCCCTCCCCTCGGTCATGCGCCGGTTCGGACTTGCACTCCCGGCCCTCGCCCTGGTGTCCCTGATTAGCGTGCCGTTGACGACAAACGCCGGCGAGTGGCTGGAGCGGCACGTGGACAGCAACGCCCTGGTCCGCAAGCACACCGAACTCGGCGAGGAACTCCTTCCCTGGGTCGTCGCACTCTTCCTGGCGGCCACGGCGGTGTGGTGGTCCTACCACCACACCGCCCACCGCACCCCCGAAGCGGGGGGATCCACCAGCACGGTGGCCATCCCGCTGCGCATCACCGCAGCGGTTCTGTCCCTCGTCGTCGGAGTCGGCGCGGGCGTACAGGTGTACCGAATCGGCGAGTCCGGTGCCAAAGCCGCCTGGCACGACGCCTACTCCTCCACCGCGCACTCCAACCGTGACTGA
- a CDS encoding FAD:protein FMN transferase gives MPDPARGLRHVEHVMDTVFSFDLRDKPTTAIHRALAEAVHHLHRVDAVFSTYRPDSYISRLDRGEIRLQDCPAEVHEVLSLCAQATHDSDGWFSITPSGTLDPSGLVKGWATETASQLLYDAGAHHTCVNGGGDLQLRGQAGPGTPWRIGIAHPLRPGELATVITAGHDLAVATSGTAERGVHIVDPHSGTPAAAFASLTLVGPRLTLTDTYATAAFARGDGAQGWVETLDGYEALAVLPDGQEWRTPGFRRYGS, from the coding sequence ATGCCTGACCCCGCGCGCGGGCTGCGCCACGTCGAGCACGTCATGGACACCGTCTTCTCCTTCGACCTCCGTGACAAGCCCACCACCGCCATCCACCGTGCCCTCGCCGAGGCTGTGCACCACCTCCACCGGGTCGACGCCGTGTTCTCCACCTACCGGCCCGACAGCTACATCAGCCGCCTCGACCGCGGCGAAATCCGCCTTCAGGACTGTCCGGCCGAAGTCCACGAAGTCCTGTCCCTGTGCGCACAGGCCACCCACGACAGCGACGGCTGGTTCAGCATCACCCCCTCCGGCACCCTCGACCCCTCAGGTCTCGTCAAAGGCTGGGCCACCGAAACGGCGTCCCAGCTTCTTTACGACGCGGGCGCGCACCACACGTGCGTCAACGGCGGCGGTGACCTGCAGCTCCGCGGTCAGGCCGGCCCCGGCACTCCGTGGCGCATCGGCATCGCCCACCCGCTGCGCCCCGGCGAACTGGCCACCGTCATCACCGCCGGCCACGACCTGGCCGTCGCCACCTCGGGCACTGCCGAACGCGGCGTTCACATCGTCGACCCGCACAGTGGTACACCCGCCGCGGCGTTCGCTTCCCTCACCCTCGTCGGGCCCCGCCTGACGCTCACCGACACCTACGCCACCGCCGCATTCGCCAGAGGCGACGGGGCACAGGGCTGGGTGGAAACACTGGACGGATACGAAGCACTCGCGGTGCTGCCCGACGGCCAGGAATGGCGTACCCCAGGATTCCGGCGATATGGATCATGA
- a CDS encoding FMN-binding protein, with translation MRPAVLATTGISALVVTLLALKPHQLPALAGVAPRSPTASASPHTPAGASTGTGTFTGDPIDTQYGAVQVAAVLSKGKITSVKVLQAPDQNGRDQQIAAYALPRLTQEAIGAQSAHIDAVSGASYTSQGYIQSLQSALDRAHA, from the coding sequence ATGCGCCCAGCCGTCCTCGCCACCACCGGGATCAGCGCCCTCGTCGTAACCCTGCTCGCCCTCAAACCTCACCAGCTCCCCGCCCTCGCAGGAGTGGCCCCCAGGTCCCCAACAGCCTCCGCATCGCCACACACCCCCGCCGGTGCGTCCACGGGGACGGGCACATTCACCGGAGATCCCATCGATACCCAGTACGGAGCCGTGCAGGTCGCCGCCGTCCTCTCCAAGGGAAAGATCACCTCCGTCAAGGTTCTTCAGGCACCGGACCAGAACGGCCGCGACCAGCAGATCGCCGCCTACGCCCTGCCCCGCCTCACCCAGGAGGCCATCGGGGCTCAGAGCGCGCACATCGATGCCGTCTCCGGTGCGAGCTACACCAGCCAGGGCTACATCCAGTCCCTCCAAAGCGCCCTGGACCGGGCCCATGCCTGA
- a CDS encoding ferredoxin reductase family protein codes for MTATTSTTTYASRGMRHRRPRRSIVPILALLVIWASAAGVLALWWSDTTSVVGPAGWLTGAGRITGLLAGYGCAVLLALMARMPLLDHTIGTDRLARWHAFGGRCTISLALTHTLLINWGYSLTSHTNVVSQTSTLVLRYPDLLKGTAGFLLFLTTGILSARAARRRMSYETWHYLHFATYLAVFLTFGHQLSNGADFVGNRSAQAAWYTLFLGVAALVAWYRFAVPVRRGLRHRLRVAAVHPEAPGVVSVHLTGDHLDELGGEPGQFLRWRFLARGLWWTANPYSLSAPAQSGHLRITVKTAGGHSAALARLAPGTRVWAEGPYGAFTARRRTAPKVLLLAGGVGITPLRALFETLPGQVTLVYRARRPADLALRSELDAIAARRRAGVHYVVDEPAAYSSPLTARGLTDLVPDLAAHDVYLCGPPGMTQAAITALRDAGVPARRIHHESFAF; via the coding sequence ATGACCGCCACCACATCCACCACCACGTACGCGAGCCGTGGGATGCGCCACCGGCGCCCGCGCCGCAGCATCGTGCCGATTCTGGCGCTGCTCGTGATCTGGGCCAGCGCTGCCGGGGTGCTGGCCCTGTGGTGGAGCGACACGACCTCGGTCGTCGGTCCGGCGGGCTGGCTCACCGGTGCGGGACGCATCACCGGGCTCCTGGCCGGCTACGGCTGCGCGGTCCTCCTCGCGCTGATGGCCCGCATGCCGCTTCTGGACCACACCATCGGCACGGACCGGCTCGCCCGCTGGCACGCGTTCGGCGGCCGCTGCACCATCTCCCTGGCCCTCACCCACACCCTGCTGATCAACTGGGGCTACTCACTGACCTCGCACACGAACGTGGTCAGCCAGACCTCCACGCTCGTCCTACGTTACCCCGACCTCCTCAAGGGCACCGCCGGCTTCCTGCTGTTCCTGACCACCGGAATCCTCTCAGCCCGCGCGGCCCGCCGCCGAATGAGTTACGAGACCTGGCATTACCTGCACTTCGCCACCTACCTGGCCGTCTTCCTCACCTTCGGGCACCAGCTCTCCAACGGCGCCGACTTCGTCGGTAACCGCTCCGCCCAGGCGGCCTGGTACACGCTGTTCCTCGGCGTCGCGGCGCTGGTCGCCTGGTACCGGTTCGCCGTACCCGTCCGGCGCGGACTGCGCCACCGACTGCGCGTGGCCGCGGTCCATCCCGAGGCACCGGGTGTGGTCTCCGTCCACCTCACCGGCGACCACCTGGACGAGCTGGGCGGTGAGCCGGGGCAGTTCCTGCGCTGGCGCTTCCTGGCCCGCGGGCTGTGGTGGACCGCCAACCCCTACTCCCTCTCCGCCCCCGCGCAATCCGGCCACCTGCGCATCACCGTGAAGACGGCAGGCGGGCACAGCGCCGCGCTGGCCCGCCTGGCACCCGGCACCCGGGTCTGGGCCGAGGGACCTTACGGCGCCTTCACCGCGAGGCGCCGCACCGCCCCCAAGGTCCTTCTTCTGGCCGGCGGTGTCGGCATCACCCCCTTGCGCGCGCTCTTCGAGACACTGCCTGGCCAGGTCACCCTCGTCTACCGGGCCCGCCGCCCGGCCGACCTCGCCCTGCGCAGTGAACTCGACGCGATAGCCGCCCGCCGGCGCGCCGGCGTGCACTACGTCGTCGACGAACCGGCCGCCTACTCCTCACCCCTCACCGCCCGGGGCCTGACCGATCTGGTGCCGGACCTGGCCGCACACGACGTCTACCTCTGCGGCCCTCCCGGCATGACCCAGGCCGCGATCACAGCCCTGCGCGACGCCGGTGTGCCGGCACGGCGTATCCACCACGAGTCCTTCGCGTTCTGA
- a CDS encoding response regulator transcription factor, which produces MDEPRKTSLLHRPDGEPVRILVVDDEPDVTDVLAGVMTGEGWQVRTAADGATALTTARDFRPDAVVLDWMLPDLDGLHILRALRREAPSVCVLFLTARDAVEDRIAGITAGGDDYVTKPYSLEEVLARLRGLLRRAGMTAEPGTNRLTVGDLVMDEEAREVRRGGTNVDLSRTEFELLRFLMRNPRRVLSKDQILDRVWAYDFGGRAHVVELYISYLRKKIDAGRTPMIHTVRGVGYVLKPDSP; this is translated from the coding sequence ATGGACGAGCCACGTAAGACCTCGCTACTGCACCGCCCCGACGGAGAGCCCGTACGGATCCTCGTCGTCGACGACGAGCCCGACGTCACGGACGTGCTGGCCGGGGTCATGACCGGGGAGGGCTGGCAGGTCCGCACCGCCGCAGACGGCGCGACCGCGCTCACCACGGCCCGTGATTTCCGGCCCGATGCGGTGGTCCTGGACTGGATGCTGCCCGACCTCGACGGCCTGCACATCCTGCGGGCCCTTCGGCGCGAGGCACCCAGCGTGTGCGTGCTGTTTCTGACCGCCCGCGACGCCGTCGAGGACCGTATCGCCGGCATCACCGCCGGCGGCGACGACTACGTCACCAAGCCCTACAGCCTGGAAGAAGTCCTGGCCCGGCTGCGCGGGCTGCTCCGGCGGGCCGGGATGACCGCCGAGCCGGGCACGAACCGGCTCACCGTCGGCGACCTCGTCATGGACGAGGAAGCCAGGGAGGTCAGACGCGGCGGGACCAACGTCGACCTGTCCCGCACCGAGTTCGAACTCCTACGCTTCCTCATGCGCAACCCGCGCCGAGTGCTGTCCAAGGACCAGATCCTCGACCGGGTCTGGGCCTACGACTTCGGCGGACGCGCCCATGTCGTCGAGCTCTACATCAGCTACCTGCGCAAGAAGATCGATGCCGGACGCACCCCGATGATCCACACCGTGCGCGGCGTCGGCTACGTCCTCAAGCCGGACTCCCCATGA
- a CDS encoding sensor histidine kinase, with protein MRRLPPRTLRGQLTAGLVTLLALACLAVGLTTAVALRGFLMGRLDEQLSASGGRFAASLEHEAEPDADNRPDTRGQAEATFGARLLNGTVTQAAVVDEATDQPLHLTPSDRRALAGIPVDGSGHSIRLSTLGGYRVTAVQGDDQDILITGLPLHPVEETLHRLEAVEAVLFGAALVVTGIAGALWVRISLHPLQRVTARAAEVAGLPLASGEVAMPGPLPDTDPRTEVGQVGTALNHMLGHVEDALTRRQASEERLRHFAADASHELRTPVANIRGHAELALRHHGPVPAEVRHALERIDAEARRMTRLVDDLLLLARLDAGRPLEHEPVDLTLLILNATEDARAAGPGHRWLLDLPEEPVTVAGDAHRLQQAIGNLLANARTHTPPDTDVTIALTTDRASVSLSVSDNGPGIPEELQPEVFGRFVRADHARSRSTGSTGLGLAIVHAVITAHGGTATVTSSPGHTTFRLTLPN; from the coding sequence ATGAGGCGCCTGCCGCCCCGCACCCTGCGCGGTCAGCTCACCGCCGGACTCGTCACTCTGCTCGCCCTCGCCTGCCTCGCCGTCGGCCTCACCACCGCCGTCGCTTTGAGAGGCTTCCTGATGGGGCGGCTGGACGAACAGCTCTCCGCCTCCGGCGGCCGGTTCGCCGCCAGCTTGGAACACGAGGCCGAACCCGACGCGGACAACCGTCCCGACACGCGCGGTCAGGCCGAGGCGACCTTCGGTGCCCGCCTCCTGAACGGCACCGTCACCCAGGCGGCCGTCGTCGATGAAGCCACCGACCAACCCCTCCACCTCACCCCCAGTGATCGCCGCGCCCTTGCGGGAATTCCCGTCGACGGAAGCGGGCACAGCATCCGCCTCTCCACACTGGGGGGCTATCGCGTCACGGCCGTCCAGGGCGACGACCAGGACATTCTGATCACCGGCCTGCCCCTGCACCCGGTGGAGGAGACCCTCCACCGCCTCGAAGCGGTCGAAGCCGTACTGTTCGGTGCCGCCCTCGTAGTCACCGGCATCGCCGGTGCCCTGTGGGTGCGGATCTCCCTGCACCCCCTCCAGCGGGTCACCGCCCGGGCAGCGGAGGTTGCCGGGCTGCCGCTCGCCAGCGGCGAGGTCGCCATGCCCGGGCCGCTTCCCGACACCGACCCGCGCACCGAAGTCGGCCAGGTCGGCACCGCCCTCAACCACATGCTCGGCCACGTCGAAGACGCCCTCACCCGACGTCAGGCCAGCGAGGAGAGGCTCCGGCACTTCGCCGCCGACGCCAGCCACGAGCTACGTACCCCCGTCGCCAACATCCGCGGCCACGCCGAACTCGCCCTGCGCCACCACGGCCCCGTCCCCGCCGAAGTCCGCCACGCCCTGGAACGCATCGATGCCGAGGCCCGGCGCATGACTCGCCTTGTCGACGACCTGCTGCTCCTCGCCCGCCTGGACGCCGGACGCCCCCTCGAACACGAACCGGTCGATCTGACCCTGCTGATCCTGAACGCGACGGAGGACGCACGCGCCGCTGGCCCCGGCCACCGCTGGCTCCTCGACCTCCCCGAAGAACCTGTCACCGTCGCCGGAGACGCCCACCGGCTCCAGCAGGCCATCGGTAATCTCCTCGCCAATGCCCGTACCCACACCCCGCCGGACACCGACGTGACCATCGCCCTCACCACCGATCGGGCCAGCGTCTCCCTCAGCGTGAGCGACAACGGGCCAGGCATCCCCGAAGAGCTTCAGCCCGAGGTCTTCGGCCGCTTCGTACGTGCCGACCATGCCCGCTCCCGCAGTACGGGAAGCACCGGTCTGGGCCTCGCCATCGTCCATGCCGTCATCACCGCCCACGGCGGAACCGCCACCGTCACCAGCAGTCCCGGACACACCACCTTCCGCCTCACACTCCCCAACTGA
- a CDS encoding bifunctional acetate--CoA ligase family protein/GNAT family N-acetyltransferase encodes MTGTKEAPVHALLGDGTTVRIRQAGSADREEVLRLYQEMSPENLRLRFFSANPASAGKAADRVAAGERPGYRALAAEYAGHLVGLAEYEVLPPGSTAEISVAVADGWHRRGVATLLLEHLADAARTAGVTAFSAEALAENHDVLKVFHDLGLRVTSHFDGPEVHCTVELTEDNTYLNAVEIRGRVADVVSLQPLLRPRAVVVIGAGRKPGSVGRAILRNIRTSSYTGLVYAVHPEAAAVAGVHAYSSVADLPQVPDLAVIAIPAAYVDGVAEECGKAGVRALLVVSAGLNTHQAAGLMGSCRRHGMRLVGPNCLGLANTEDRVRLDATFAARHPGPGTAGVAVQSGGVGIALLDGLARLGIGASSFVSLGDKYDVSGNDMLQWWESDGHTDLALLHLESFGNPRAFSRTARRVARAMPILTVDAGRSEAGRRAAASHTAAAATPTMTRQALFTQAGITATRTIGELLDTAALLHAQPLAAGTKVVVVSNAGGAGVLAADACTDAGLVVPALSADLVDELLGLLPDGATATNPVDVTAAVGEKQLQACVSLLARHGAVNAVLVALVPTAVAAATGEDLVRALTSAPEPLPRPVVAVLPAQAARVELLPAADESTVPAYSDAEDAARALAHTAARADWLSRLPSSVPDLPSVETGRARDLAAAYLDGNPKGGWLDPQATAALLACYGIPQIPWAWARDEDEAVDAAERLAGPDGRVVMKAYWPGLLHKSEQHALHLDLHNASQIRAAHRDLVTRFGDRMTGVVIQPLAERGTELFAGVVQDEVFGPLVVFGLGGTATELLADHAARLAPLTELDAHDLLTSPRCSPLLFGYAGRPTADLGALEQLLHRLSRMASDLPQLADVDLNPVLAGAHGITTLDARVRLVPRHAHDPYLRRLR; translated from the coding sequence ATGACCGGCACCAAGGAAGCCCCGGTGCACGCACTGCTAGGCGACGGCACCACCGTACGGATTCGCCAGGCGGGGTCGGCGGACCGCGAAGAAGTGCTACGGCTGTACCAGGAGATGTCGCCGGAGAATCTGCGGCTGCGGTTCTTCTCCGCCAACCCCGCCTCCGCAGGGAAGGCCGCCGACCGCGTGGCAGCGGGTGAGCGGCCTGGCTACCGCGCGCTAGCAGCTGAATACGCGGGACATCTGGTAGGCCTGGCGGAATACGAGGTCCTGCCACCAGGAAGCACCGCCGAGATCTCGGTGGCCGTCGCCGATGGGTGGCACCGCCGGGGTGTGGCGACGCTGTTGCTGGAACACCTGGCGGACGCGGCCCGTACGGCAGGGGTGACGGCGTTCAGCGCGGAGGCCCTGGCCGAGAATCACGATGTGCTGAAGGTCTTCCACGACCTGGGGCTGCGCGTCACCAGTCACTTCGACGGTCCTGAGGTGCACTGCACGGTCGAACTCACCGAGGACAACACCTACCTGAATGCCGTCGAGATCCGGGGCCGGGTCGCCGACGTCGTCAGCCTGCAGCCGCTGCTGCGGCCGAGGGCCGTTGTGGTGATCGGTGCCGGACGCAAGCCAGGCTCCGTAGGGCGGGCGATCCTGAGGAACATCCGCACCAGCTCCTACACCGGGCTGGTCTACGCCGTACACCCCGAAGCGGCAGCCGTCGCCGGAGTACACGCCTACAGCTCCGTCGCCGATCTGCCGCAGGTGCCTGACCTGGCCGTGATCGCCATACCGGCCGCGTACGTCGACGGAGTGGCAGAGGAGTGCGGGAAGGCTGGCGTGCGAGCCTTGCTCGTGGTCTCTGCGGGACTGAACACGCACCAGGCCGCGGGCCTGATGGGCTCGTGCCGGCGCCACGGTATGCGACTGGTTGGTCCCAACTGCCTAGGGCTCGCCAACACGGAGGACCGCGTACGTCTCGACGCGACCTTCGCTGCCCGCCATCCCGGACCGGGAACCGCTGGAGTCGCCGTGCAATCAGGCGGTGTCGGCATCGCGCTGCTGGACGGCCTCGCCCGCCTCGGCATCGGCGCGTCCAGCTTCGTCTCGCTCGGCGACAAGTACGACGTCAGCGGTAACGACATGCTCCAGTGGTGGGAGAGCGACGGGCACACGGACCTGGCGCTGCTGCATCTGGAATCCTTCGGCAACCCCCGTGCCTTCTCGCGCACTGCCCGCCGAGTGGCCCGGGCAATGCCGATACTCACCGTGGACGCCGGCCGATCCGAGGCCGGCCGGCGCGCCGCAGCCTCCCACACCGCGGCGGCGGCCACCCCGACCATGACCCGGCAGGCTCTGTTCACCCAGGCGGGTATTACTGCCACCCGCACCATCGGCGAGCTCCTGGACACCGCTGCCCTGCTGCATGCACAGCCCCTGGCCGCAGGTACCAAGGTCGTTGTTGTGAGCAATGCAGGGGGAGCGGGAGTCCTGGCCGCGGACGCGTGCACGGACGCCGGGCTCGTCGTCCCGGCGCTCAGCGCCGACCTGGTGGACGAGCTTCTTGGCCTACTGCCGGATGGTGCCACCGCCACCAATCCCGTGGACGTCACTGCGGCGGTCGGCGAAAAGCAACTACAGGCGTGCGTCAGCCTCCTGGCCCGGCACGGCGCCGTGAACGCCGTGCTCGTCGCGCTGGTCCCCACTGCTGTCGCCGCGGCCACCGGCGAGGACCTGGTACGCGCCCTGACATCGGCCCCAGAGCCGCTCCCCCGTCCGGTCGTCGCGGTCCTGCCTGCCCAGGCGGCCCGTGTCGAACTTCTACCGGCGGCCGACGAGAGCACCGTCCCCGCGTACTCGGACGCCGAGGACGCCGCCCGTGCCCTCGCCCACACCGCCGCCCGCGCCGACTGGCTCTCCCGGCTACCGAGTTCAGTACCCGATTTGCCGAGCGTGGAGACCGGCCGCGCACGGGATCTCGCCGCCGCATATCTGGACGGCAACCCGAAAGGTGGCTGGCTGGATCCGCAGGCGACCGCGGCGCTCCTCGCCTGCTATGGCATCCCTCAGATCCCCTGGGCGTGGGCCCGGGACGAGGACGAGGCCGTCGACGCGGCCGAGCGACTCGCAGGGCCTGACGGGCGCGTCGTGATGAAGGCCTACTGGCCAGGGTTGCTGCACAAGAGCGAGCAGCACGCCCTCCACCTGGACCTGCACAACGCCTCCCAGATCAGAGCCGCTCACCGTGATCTGGTCACCCGGTTCGGTGACCGGATGACTGGGGTGGTCATCCAGCCACTCGCCGAACGCGGCACCGAACTGTTCGCCGGGGTCGTCCAGGACGAGGTCTTCGGACCCCTCGTGGTGTTCGGGCTGGGCGGTACGGCGACCGAACTGCTCGCCGACCATGCGGCCCGGCTGGCCCCGCTGACGGAGCTCGACGCGCACGACCTGCTGACCTCGCCACGCTGCTCCCCGCTGCTGTTCGGCTACGCCGGCCGTCCCACCGCCGACCTCGGTGCTCTGGAGCAGCTGCTGCATCGGCTGTCGCGAATGGCCTCGGACCTGCCCCAGCTGGCCGACGTCGACCTCAACCCGGTCCTCGCCGGGGCGCACGGGATCACGACGCTCGACGCCCGCGTCCGGCTCGTCCCGCGCCATGCCCACGACCCGTATCTGCGTCGGCTGCGCTGA